The Terriglobus tenax genome contains a region encoding:
- a CDS encoding sensor histidine kinase, whose translation MAWCALFAATAAQAAESQPPQPHVLQGMQHMNWTGRDGAPASVMAFEQSVDGALWLGSRQGLYRFDGSGFQRIFAVDDGPASPADIYALKPTPNGDLWIGNFVAGVTLLHHDGTVSRFSKGIPRGGVTQFLQAPDGRFWASTTMGLAAFDGHAFHPVGPEMGLPTNMSVTCIVRGDGSLVVRTFVPGYFTLSPNAKRFEHHMDTLSGYLPFAVDPAGRLYESTPQGLIAIEDGVAEHRRVLSWQYEYAAPDVRIDNTGVLWATERGAGILKVWPDSQTHLLSETSRREAFHERDGLTSEQVMSNYVDRSGSLWVGTERGVDRFHTSALARVDEGLDRAYLGIAPAAGGRFWLVGFSGGAWLRDSEGNLKPSAALPTTFRKITSVTSEEKGGVWIATEAGVGLLTEKKWTMLPSFSNAPVKTVTSMHADGHGGLWIVAYGAGVVHWTGTTWQPLPALARVAVTSMAVLGDDVIVGTRDGHVIRWNPEQGLQSDRALDMGFVTALTPAQEGIWIGTDKGIGLLNAGQFLPVPIKANPFPYRISGLVRCSNGDLWLNTPVGVMHVPAQQVQGVLRHTQTSVDADVFDSSDGVEGIPLRSFLTPTARGLEDGSVVFTTQLGVYRMDVAKAAQRAIAERPIIAGVRADGEPLDLRQIQLKPHIHTLEVDYGSVSIDAPQRLVFRYRLRGVDYGWQTAGKRRQAVYTDLPPGQYDFEVQASYDGRQWSPSSQGLSMRVPPAFLQRWQVRLAALASLALLGALFVRYRLRQVYELAQLRLQARLEERERIARDLHDTLLQAVQGIILRFSALADTSIADEKQRGVMHQALERAETVVQEGRDRVRDLRSTSDSPEALENALRDAGAMLSIQSPANMIVESEGDPRRFHAVMLDELFCIGREAINNAIEHAEAQTIWCKLSYLPHEFQLVIEDDGKGMPGGKVAYKDGHWGLMGMEERARKIGGRISFAHRKPSGFRVQLTVDASLAYANARVQQVGLRNLFSNEWFWRRFSQSSGMDGVRE comes from the coding sequence CACGGCAGCACAGGCGGCGGAGTCGCAGCCACCGCAGCCCCATGTGCTGCAGGGCATGCAGCACATGAACTGGACCGGGCGCGATGGTGCTCCGGCAAGCGTTATGGCATTTGAACAGAGTGTGGACGGTGCGCTGTGGCTGGGTTCCCGCCAGGGGCTTTATCGTTTTGACGGTTCCGGCTTTCAGCGGATCTTTGCCGTCGATGATGGGCCCGCCTCTCCTGCCGACATCTATGCGTTGAAGCCGACGCCGAACGGAGATCTCTGGATCGGAAACTTCGTTGCGGGCGTCACGCTCCTGCATCACGATGGAACCGTCTCGCGTTTCAGCAAGGGCATTCCACGCGGCGGTGTCACGCAGTTTCTCCAAGCGCCGGACGGTCGTTTCTGGGCTTCCACGACCATGGGGCTCGCAGCATTTGATGGACACGCATTTCATCCGGTCGGCCCGGAGATGGGCCTGCCCACGAATATGTCCGTCACCTGCATTGTGCGCGGAGACGGCTCGCTCGTGGTGCGTACCTTTGTCCCCGGCTATTTCACGCTCAGCCCGAACGCAAAGCGGTTTGAGCACCATATGGATACGCTTTCCGGCTATCTCCCATTCGCGGTCGATCCGGCAGGGCGTTTGTATGAAAGCACCCCGCAAGGGCTCATCGCGATTGAGGATGGCGTGGCAGAACATCGCCGTGTCCTCTCGTGGCAATACGAGTACGCCGCGCCGGATGTGCGCATCGACAACACAGGTGTGCTGTGGGCAACTGAGCGCGGTGCCGGCATCCTTAAGGTATGGCCGGATTCTCAAACGCATCTTCTCTCCGAAACCTCTCGCCGCGAGGCGTTCCATGAACGCGACGGCCTGACCTCCGAGCAGGTCATGAGCAACTATGTAGATCGCTCCGGAAGCCTGTGGGTGGGTACAGAGCGTGGTGTGGATCGCTTTCACACCAGCGCGCTGGCTCGCGTGGATGAAGGTCTGGATCGCGCCTACCTTGGTATCGCTCCCGCTGCGGGTGGAAGATTCTGGCTGGTTGGTTTCAGCGGCGGAGCCTGGCTCCGCGATTCCGAGGGCAACCTGAAGCCCTCTGCGGCGTTGCCCACCACCTTCCGCAAAATCACCTCCGTCACCAGCGAGGAGAAAGGGGGCGTGTGGATTGCCACGGAAGCAGGCGTGGGTCTTCTTACTGAGAAGAAGTGGACTATGCTGCCATCGTTCTCGAATGCACCTGTAAAGACTGTGACCTCCATGCATGCAGACGGGCACGGTGGCCTCTGGATCGTTGCGTACGGTGCCGGCGTTGTTCACTGGACAGGCACCACATGGCAGCCGCTCCCGGCTCTGGCCCGTGTGGCGGTTACTTCTATGGCGGTGCTGGGTGATGATGTGATCGTCGGCACGCGCGATGGCCATGTCATTCGCTGGAACCCTGAGCAGGGCCTTCAAAGTGACCGTGCGCTGGATATGGGATTCGTCACTGCCCTTACACCGGCCCAGGAAGGCATCTGGATTGGAACGGACAAGGGGATCGGGCTTCTGAACGCAGGCCAGTTTCTGCCTGTGCCCATCAAGGCGAATCCATTTCCGTATCGTATCTCCGGCCTTGTTCGTTGCAGCAATGGAGATCTGTGGCTCAACACTCCGGTCGGCGTTATGCATGTCCCGGCACAGCAGGTGCAAGGGGTCCTGCGCCACACGCAGACCTCGGTGGATGCTGACGTTTTCGATTCCTCGGATGGAGTGGAAGGCATTCCTCTGCGATCGTTCCTCACGCCCACCGCACGCGGCCTCGAGGATGGCAGCGTGGTTTTCACCACGCAACTCGGCGTTTATCGCATGGATGTAGCAAAGGCCGCGCAACGCGCCATTGCTGAACGACCGATCATCGCCGGCGTGCGTGCGGACGGCGAGCCGCTTGACCTGCGGCAGATTCAGCTCAAGCCGCATATCCACACGCTTGAAGTGGACTATGGTTCCGTCAGCATTGACGCTCCCCAGCGTCTCGTCTTCCGCTACCGTCTCCGTGGTGTCGATTACGGCTGGCAGACTGCCGGCAAACGACGGCAGGCAGTCTATACCGACCTTCCGCCCGGGCAGTATGACTTTGAAGTGCAGGCCTCTTATGATGGCCGACAGTGGAGCCCATCCTCCCAGGGTCTTTCGATGCGCGTACCGCCTGCCTTCCTGCAGCGTTGGCAGGTCAGGCTGGCTGCTCTCGCCAGTCTGGCCCTTCTGGGCGCCCTGTTCGTGCGCTATCGCCTCCGCCAGGTTTACGAACTCGCGCAGTTACGTTTGCAGGCGCGTCTTGAAGAGCGTGAGCGCATCGCGCGTGATCTGCACGATACCTTGCTGCAGGCTGTACAAGGCATCATCCTGCGTTTCAGCGCCCTGGCAGACACTTCCATCGCCGATGAGAAGCAGCGCGGCGTCATGCATCAGGCCCTGGAGCGCGCGGAAACTGTCGTGCAGGAAGGCCGCGATCGCGTGCGCGATCTGCGTTCAACTTCAGACTCGCCCGAGGCGCTCGAAAACGCGCTTCGAGATGCCGGCGCGATGCTGTCCATTCAATCCCCGGCTAACATGATCGTCGAGAGCGAGGGCGACCCGCGACGCTTTCACGCTGTCATGCTGGATGAGCTCTTCTGCATTGGCAGAGAAGCCATCAACAACGCAATTGAGCACGCCGAAGCGCAAACCATCTGGTGCAAACTGTCGTATCTTCCCCATGAATTTCAGTTGGTGATTGAAGACGACGGGAAAGGCATGCCCGGCGGCAAGGTCGCTTATAAAGATGGCCACTGGGGTCTGATGGGCATGGAAGAGCGCGCACGCAAGATCGGCGGCCGAATCTCATTTGCACACCGCAAACCTTCGGGGTTCCGTGTTCAGCTCACCGTTGATGCAAGCCTTGCGTATGCCAATGCGCGGGTGCAGCAGGTGGGTCTGCGCAATCTCTTTTCAAATGAATGGTTCTGGCGGCGTTTCTCGCAGAGCTCGGGTATGGATGGTGTGCGGGAGTAG
- a CDS encoding response regulator, whose amino-acid sequence MSTSDTTPIRIMTVDDHPLFREGIRALIAPQPDMQLVAEACSCAEAVAMFRQHRPDITLLDLRLPDRDGLAALADIREYYPAARVIILTTYTGDVHAVRAFKAGASGYLLKGMLRMYLLDTIRTVHSGQRRIAPEIASQIAEHAVDTPLTPREVDILKHVASGNANKLVARKLSISEETVKAHMKSILSKLSANDRTHAVTIAMRRGFLDLH is encoded by the coding sequence ATGTCTACGAGCGATACCACACCCATTCGCATAATGACGGTCGACGATCATCCTCTGTTTCGCGAAGGCATTCGCGCCCTGATTGCACCGCAGCCGGATATGCAACTGGTTGCGGAGGCCTGCAGTTGCGCTGAAGCCGTTGCGATGTTCCGGCAGCACCGTCCGGACATTACCCTGCTGGACCTGCGCCTGCCCGACCGTGATGGACTTGCGGCGCTGGCCGACATTCGCGAGTACTATCCGGCGGCGAGAGTGATTATTCTGACAACCTACACGGGCGATGTGCATGCCGTGCGTGCGTTCAAGGCCGGCGCATCAGGCTACCTGTTAAAGGGGATGCTGCGCATGTACCTGCTGGACACTATCCGCACGGTTCATTCCGGCCAGCGCCGTATTGCTCCGGAGATCGCCTCACAGATTGCCGAGCATGCCGTTGATACCCCTCTTACACCGCGCGAGGTGGACATTCTGAAGCATGTCGCCTCAGGCAACGCCAACAAGCTGGTTGCCCGCAAGCTTTCCATCAGTGAAGAGACCGTGAAGGCCCATATGAAGAGCATTCTCTCCAAGCTGAGCGCGAATGACCGCACACATGCCGTCACCATTGCCATGCGCCGCGGCTTCCTGGACCTTCACTAG
- a CDS encoding APC family permease: protein MQKSVRKLRLLPLLAGIYYMVAGGPQGLEDILGMAGYGRAILILVLLPFVWSLPTSLMIGELASSIPLEGGFYAWVRRALGPFWGFQEAWLSLAASIFDMAIYPTLFVEYISRIVPALGQGHWPLLLKLAVIACATLWNLRGAYAVGEGSVKMMFLGLSPFVALIIFALWHAARHQAPAFGGKPATYTLSGAILVAMWNYMGWDNASTIAGEVEQPQRNYPRAMLTAAFMTMATYTIPICVLWVAGLDPAGFTTGSWVDAGRFFGGPILAAAIAVAVSMDSLGNFTSLTMSYTRLPLAMAQDGLLPKPFARLNRHRVPWVAILFCATLWALALGLTFERLISVDLVLWGSSLLLEFAALVILRLREPHMIRPFKVPGGLVGAITLGLGPAVLIAFALWAARDEQAYGISAALFSVLIAAIGPLLYWVLARKRRNPDAPVVTSFTK, encoded by the coding sequence ATGCAAAAATCGGTTCGCAAGCTCCGCCTGCTGCCCCTGCTGGCAGGCATTTACTACATGGTCGCCGGTGGTCCGCAGGGGCTTGAGGACATCCTCGGCATGGCGGGATACGGCCGCGCCATCCTGATTCTGGTGCTTTTGCCCTTTGTCTGGAGCCTGCCAACCTCGTTGATGATTGGTGAGTTAGCCAGCTCCATCCCCCTCGAAGGCGGCTTCTACGCCTGGGTCCGGCGCGCCCTGGGGCCCTTCTGGGGCTTTCAGGAGGCGTGGCTTTCGCTCGCCGCCTCCATCTTTGACATGGCCATCTACCCCACGCTCTTCGTGGAGTACATCAGCCGCATCGTTCCCGCGCTCGGCCAGGGCCACTGGCCGCTGCTGCTCAAGCTGGCCGTGATTGCGTGCGCCACGCTCTGGAACCTGCGTGGAGCCTACGCCGTCGGCGAGGGCTCGGTAAAGATGATGTTCCTCGGCCTCTCACCCTTCGTCGCGCTCATCATCTTTGCTCTCTGGCACGCCGCCCGGCACCAGGCCCCGGCCTTTGGTGGCAAGCCAGCGACATACACCCTTTCCGGAGCCATCCTCGTCGCGATGTGGAACTACATGGGCTGGGACAACGCCTCCACCATTGCCGGCGAGGTGGAGCAGCCGCAACGCAACTACCCTCGCGCCATGCTCACCGCCGCCTTCATGACCATGGCCACCTACACCATCCCTATCTGCGTTCTGTGGGTGGCTGGGCTTGATCCTGCCGGTTTCACCACCGGCTCCTGGGTCGACGCTGGACGGTTCTTCGGAGGTCCTATCCTGGCCGCGGCCATCGCCGTCGCCGTCTCCATGGACAGCCTCGGCAACTTCACCTCGCTCACCATGTCCTACACCCGCCTGCCCTTAGCCATGGCGCAGGACGGCCTGCTGCCCAAACCCTTCGCTCGGCTCAACCGCCACAGGGTTCCCTGGGTTGCCATCCTCTTCTGTGCCACCCTGTGGGCACTGGCCCTGGGGCTCACGTTTGAGCGGCTTATCAGCGTGGACCTCGTGCTCTGGGGCTCCAGCCTTCTGCTGGAGTTCGCCGCGCTGGTCATTCTGCGCCTCCGCGAACCGCACATGATCCGCCCCTTCAAGGTGCCCGGCGGCCTGGTCGGCGCCATCACCCTCGGCCTCGGCCCGGCCGTACTCATCGCCTTCGCACTGTGGGCCGCACGGGATGAGCAGGCCTACGGAATCTCCGCTGCACTGTTCTCAGTCTTGATTGCTGCTATCGGTCCGCTCTTGTATTGGGTTTTGGCGCGCAAACGGCGTAATCCAGATGCACCTGTTGTCACATCCTTTACAAAGTGA
- a CDS encoding dienelactone hydrolase family protein, with protein MCDEHIHQGLTHDPTLTRRAFGLGAAAAVALTSARANAEAKVVEKDVNVPMASGVSDSALFYPEGKGSWPAVLIWTDILGLRPVFREMGRRLAAEGYVVLVPNPFYRKAKSPVVDGTFDFNKPEDRAKVMPLAASVTAADANISDAKDYLKFLDTLPQTNKKKKIGVQGYCMGGPLTYRTAAVVSDRVGAAATFHGGGLVTDKPDSPHLVIPQMKAEVYSAVAANDDERDPKAKDVLKESFAAAKVPAKVEVYPGCAHGWTVKGSQVYNEPGAEKAWTELLALYKRRLA; from the coding sequence ATGTGCGATGAACACATTCACCAGGGCCTGACCCACGATCCCACCCTCACCCGCCGGGCCTTTGGTCTGGGTGCTGCCGCAGCCGTGGCCCTCACCTCCGCCCGCGCCAACGCGGAAGCGAAGGTTGTCGAAAAGGACGTCAACGTTCCCATGGCCTCCGGCGTCTCCGACTCCGCGCTCTTCTATCCCGAGGGCAAAGGCTCCTGGCCCGCCGTACTCATCTGGACGGACATCCTGGGCCTGCGCCCGGTCTTCCGGGAGATGGGGCGCCGTCTTGCCGCCGAGGGATACGTCGTTCTTGTCCCCAACCCCTTCTACCGCAAGGCCAAGTCTCCGGTCGTGGATGGCACCTTCGACTTCAACAAGCCCGAAGACCGCGCCAAGGTCATGCCTTTGGCTGCCTCTGTCACCGCGGCTGATGCCAACATCAGCGATGCGAAGGACTACCTGAAGTTCCTCGACACGCTGCCCCAGACCAACAAGAAGAAAAAGATCGGCGTGCAGGGCTACTGCATGGGCGGTCCGCTCACCTATCGCACGGCGGCCGTCGTCTCGGACCGTGTTGGCGCAGCCGCGACCTTCCACGGCGGCGGCCTGGTCACCGACAAGCCCGACAGTCCGCACCTCGTTATTCCGCAGATGAAGGCAGAGGTCTACTCCGCTGTCGCCGCCAACGACGATGAGCGTGACCCCAAGGCCAAGGATGTTCTGAAGGAAAGCTTCGCTGCCGCCAAGGTGCCTGCCAAGGTTGAGGTCTATCCCGGTTGCGCCCACGGATGGACCGTCAAAGGCAGCCAGGTCTATAACGAACCTGGAGCGGAAAAGGCCTGGACCGAACTGCTGGCCCTCTACAAGCGCCGCCTGGCATAA
- a CDS encoding 3-keto-disaccharide hydrolase, whose translation MKLSLMLCLSLAATTALHAQNNVLSAKDKAAGWQMLWDGKTMQGWHDASDKRAAVEGAQIVDGVLTLHHSSSHQGDVVSDEIFQDFELVVDFQLTRGANSGIKYFVNDKVNEAAKSVIGFEYQVLDDDVHPDAKLGRNGNRKTASLYDILPAAENKPVKPIGEWNTARIVVHVTHGEHWLNGVKVLEYDRTSPEFKEALSLSKFNHYAGFGEAKDGHILLQDHGDVVHFRNIKIRRLK comes from the coding sequence ATGAAACTGTCTCTGATGCTTTGCCTCTCTCTCGCTGCAACGACGGCGCTTCACGCGCAGAACAATGTACTGTCTGCCAAAGACAAGGCTGCCGGATGGCAGATGTTATGGGACGGCAAGACGATGCAAGGTTGGCACGATGCCTCCGATAAGAGAGCTGCTGTAGAGGGTGCGCAGATTGTCGATGGAGTGTTGACGCTGCATCACTCGTCGTCGCACCAGGGCGATGTGGTTTCGGACGAGATCTTCCAGGACTTTGAACTGGTGGTGGACTTTCAGCTGACGCGTGGCGCGAACAGCGGCATCAAGTACTTCGTCAACGACAAGGTGAATGAAGCGGCAAAGTCGGTGATCGGTTTTGAGTACCAGGTGCTGGATGATGATGTGCATCCGGATGCCAAGCTGGGGCGGAATGGGAACCGCAAGACGGCGTCGCTGTATGACATTCTGCCGGCCGCGGAGAACAAGCCGGTGAAGCCGATTGGTGAATGGAACACAGCCCGCATTGTGGTGCACGTAACGCATGGTGAGCACTGGCTGAACGGCGTAAAGGTGCTGGAGTATGACCGCACCTCGCCGGAGTTCAAAGAGGCCCTGTCCCTGAGCAAGTTCAACCACTATGCCGGCTTTGGCGAGGCGAAGGATGGACATATCCTGCTGCAGGATCACGGCGACGTGGTGCACTTCCGCAACATCAAGATCCGCCGGCTGAAGTAG
- a CDS encoding ankyrin repeat domain-containing protein, with protein MSERQLPARPNLEHLKNQAKLLLREALAGDKSALSRFSHGGVTTQPKLADALHVLAREYGFDTWPALKLHVELGSEDPAEALSAAIRSNKAELVRQVLSRHPSLRQTINEPLKGYDFGTPPLLAATWNQSREVAEVLLEFGADVNVRSQWWAGSFGVLDSANPELAEYLIQRGATVDIHAAARLGKIERVRELLEADPKLVHARGGDGQLPLHFAATVEIAMLLLESGAEIDARDIDHESTAAQYMACTRQMYSWREPYRHDVVRYLLSRGAAPDILMASAIGELALVERLLNENPDAVHVTVSDRDFPKQNPHSGGTIYMYSFGNSKSPHVIAHEFGHKNVFDLLMQRSEPWLRLLQAAEIGDMSLVQQIQKTTPLAKLSERAARRIVGVALRNNTSALKTLLQCGWPATATMENNQTALHFASWHGNVEAVEALLQRGATVNIFEMEFGGSPLAWALHGSLNSWERDKGDYPAVVRALLAAGAAIPKPKGPLEASEEVLAMLKKEGL; from the coding sequence ATGTCTGAACGCCAGTTACCTGCGCGTCCGAATCTCGAACATCTTAAGAACCAGGCGAAGCTGCTTTTGCGCGAGGCGCTTGCCGGGGATAAGTCCGCCCTGAGCCGTTTCTCTCATGGTGGCGTAACCACCCAGCCAAAGCTTGCCGATGCTCTGCATGTGCTGGCGCGTGAGTACGGCTTTGACACATGGCCTGCGCTGAAGCTGCATGTGGAACTGGGTTCTGAAGACCCAGCTGAGGCACTTTCGGCGGCCATCCGCTCCAACAAGGCTGAACTGGTGCGGCAGGTATTGTCGCGGCATCCGAGTCTGCGGCAAACGATCAATGAACCGTTGAAGGGCTACGACTTTGGCACGCCGCCTCTGTTGGCAGCAACCTGGAACCAGAGCCGCGAGGTGGCGGAGGTGCTGTTGGAGTTTGGCGCCGATGTGAATGTGCGCTCGCAATGGTGGGCAGGCAGCTTTGGTGTGCTGGACTCGGCGAATCCTGAACTGGCGGAGTACCTGATCCAGCGCGGAGCCACTGTTGATATCCACGCGGCGGCGCGGCTGGGCAAGATCGAACGGGTCCGCGAGTTGCTGGAGGCCGATCCAAAGCTGGTACATGCGCGCGGTGGCGATGGGCAGCTTCCTCTGCACTTTGCAGCGACGGTAGAGATTGCCATGCTGCTGCTGGAGAGCGGAGCGGAGATCGATGCACGGGACATCGACCATGAATCGACGGCGGCGCAGTACATGGCATGTACGCGGCAGATGTATTCCTGGCGCGAGCCATACCGGCACGATGTGGTGCGCTATCTGCTGTCTCGGGGAGCAGCGCCGGACATCCTGATGGCTTCGGCGATTGGAGAGTTGGCGCTGGTGGAGCGGCTGCTGAATGAGAATCCTGATGCCGTGCATGTGACCGTGAGCGATCGGGACTTCCCGAAGCAGAATCCGCATTCGGGGGGAACGATTTACATGTACAGCTTTGGCAACAGCAAATCACCGCATGTGATTGCCCATGAGTTCGGACATAAGAATGTCTTTGACCTGCTGATGCAGCGCAGTGAGCCGTGGCTGCGGCTGTTGCAGGCAGCGGAGATCGGAGATATGTCGCTCGTCCAACAGATTCAGAAGACGACTCCGCTGGCAAAGCTGAGCGAGCGGGCTGCGCGACGGATTGTTGGAGTTGCGCTGCGGAACAATACAAGTGCGCTGAAGACTCTGTTGCAGTGCGGCTGGCCGGCGACGGCGACGATGGAGAACAACCAGACGGCGTTGCACTTTGCATCGTGGCACGGCAATGTGGAGGCGGTGGAGGCTCTGCTCCAGCGAGGGGCCACAGTGAACATCTTCGAAATGGAGTTCGGAGGCAGTCCGCTGGCGTGGGCTCTGCATGGCAGTCTGAATAGCTGGGAGCGGGATAAAGGTGATTACCCTGCGGTGGTGCGCGCGTTGTTGGCGGCAGGGGCGGCGATTCCAAAACCGAAGGGGCCGCTGGAGGCTTCCGAAGAGGTGCTTGCCATGCTGAAGAAGGAAGGGCTGTAA
- a CDS encoding inorganic diphosphatase, with the protein MVDYLGLPIGDKSPESVTAVIEIPLEGIKKYEYDKKLGVFRLDRNLYSPVHYPGDYGFIPSTLGDDGDPLDILVLVDTPSFPGCVMDARPIGMLEMIDGGEGDEKILAVGEGNPRYNDVNDFSQIYPHILKEITHFFSIYKDLEGKRVEINGWKDAAAAKAKILECAAAFKKGK; encoded by the coding sequence ATGGTTGATTATCTCGGCTTGCCCATTGGCGATAAGTCGCCTGAGAGTGTGACGGCTGTCATTGAGATTCCTCTGGAAGGAATCAAGAAGTATGAGTACGACAAAAAACTGGGCGTCTTCCGCCTGGACCGTAACCTGTACTCGCCGGTTCACTATCCCGGGGATTATGGCTTTATCCCGAGCACGCTGGGCGATGACGGCGATCCGCTGGACATCCTGGTGCTGGTGGATACGCCGAGCTTCCCGGGCTGCGTGATGGATGCCCGCCCCATCGGCATGCTGGAGATGATTGACGGCGGAGAGGGCGACGAGAAAATTCTGGCCGTAGGCGAGGGTAATCCCCGCTACAACGACGTGAATGACTTCTCGCAGATCTATCCGCACATCCTGAAGGAGATTACGCACTTCTTCTCCATCTATAAGGACCTGGAAGGCAAGCGGGTCGAGATCAACGGATGGAAGGATGCCGCCGCGGCGAAGGCGAAGATTCTGGAATGCGCCGCCGCCTTTAAGAAAGGCAAGTAG
- the purS gene encoding phosphoribosylformylglycinamidine synthase subunit PurS encodes MKAHVYVTLKTTVLDAQGQTIANALRRLSLTGVSAVRQGKYFVLTLDPSLDKAAAEAQVDKIAREVLTNPVIEEYSFRIEE; translated from the coding sequence ATGAAGGCGCATGTCTACGTTACGCTGAAAACCACTGTCCTGGACGCCCAGGGCCAGACCATTGCCAACGCCCTGCGTCGCCTTTCTTTGACCGGCGTCAGCGCGGTTCGCCAGGGCAAATACTTCGTGCTCACCCTCGATCCCAGCCTGGACAAGGCCGCCGCCGAAGCCCAGGTCGACAAGATCGCACGCGAGGTTCTAACCAACCCCGTCATCGAGGAATACAGCTTCCGCATTGAGGAGTAA
- a CDS encoding histidine phosphatase family protein, giving the protein MSSKPRLFLVRHGETEWSLSGQHTGTTDIPLTENGQAQARTVGVLLNHHNFAQVFTSPMQRARDTCTLLGYGTQAVVNPDLCEWNYGIFEGLTTPQIREQRNDPRWNIFDSEIPNGESIEQVAARAQAVIDQVLEIAPAGDTLLVAHGHILRILAATWLGLPPRSARLLSLVPASLSILGYEHDQRVLQTWNRTPGDKLPQ; this is encoded by the coding sequence ATGAGCTCGAAGCCCCGCCTCTTCCTTGTCCGCCATGGAGAAACCGAGTGGTCGCTTTCCGGTCAGCACACCGGAACGACTGACATCCCCCTGACTGAGAACGGCCAGGCACAGGCCCGCACCGTGGGTGTGTTGTTGAATCACCATAATTTCGCGCAGGTGTTTACCAGCCCCATGCAGCGCGCCCGCGACACCTGCACCCTGCTCGGCTATGGCACGCAGGCGGTTGTGAATCCGGATCTGTGCGAATGGAACTACGGCATCTTCGAAGGGCTGACCACGCCGCAGATCCGCGAACAGCGCAACGATCCCCGCTGGAATATCTTCGACTCCGAGATTCCCAACGGCGAAAGCATTGAGCAGGTCGCCGCGCGCGCCCAGGCCGTCATCGATCAGGTATTGGAAATCGCGCCCGCGGGCGACACGCTGTTGGTTGCGCACGGCCACATTCTGCGGATCCTCGCTGCTACCTGGCTCGGCTTGCCGCCGCGCAGCGCACGTCTGCTGTCGCTGGTCCCGGCCTCACTTTCCATCCTTGGCTATGAGCATGACCAGCGCGTGCTCCAGACCTGGAACCGTACCCCCGGCGACAAGTTGCCGCAGTAA